AACGCCCGACCGGGCGCTCGAGATGGCCAGGGCCGCCGACGCGCGCCGCGCCCGGGGCGAGGCCGGCCGCCTGGAAGGCGCGCCGCTGGGCATCAAGGACCTGTTCTGCACGGAAGGCGTGGAGTCCACCGCCGCCTCCAAGATCCTGAAGGGCTTCAAGCCGACCTACGAATCCACCGTGACCGCCAACCTCTGGCGCGACGGGGCGGTCATGCTGGGCAAGCTCAACATGGACGAGTTCGCCATGGGCTCGTCCAACGAGACCTCGGCCTGGGGCCCGGTGGTCAACCCGTGGCGGGCCGAGGGCGGCAACGCCCAGCTGACCCCGGGCGGCTCGTCCGGCGGCTCGGCCTCGGCGGTCGCCGCCGAGCTCTGCCTGGGCGCCACGGCCACCGACACCGGCGGCTCGATCCGCCAGCCCGCCGCCTTCACCGGCACGGTGGGCATCAAGCCGACCTACGGCCGCTGCTCGCGCTGGGGCATCGTCGCCTTCGCGTCCTCGCTGGACCAGGCCGGGCCGATGGCGCGCACCGTCGAGGACGCGGCCATCCTGCTGACCTCGATGTCGGGGCACGACCCCAAGGACTCCACCAGCCTGCCCGTCGAGACGCCGGACTTCGCCAGCTTCTGCGGCAAGTCGGTGAAGGGCCTGCGGGTCGGCATCCCGAAGGAATACCGCGTCGACGGCATGCCGCCCGAGATCGAGAAGCTGTGGGAGCAGGGGATCGCCTGGCTGAAGGAGGCCGGCTGCGAAATCGTCGAGGTCAGCCTGCCGCACACCAAGTACGCCCTGCCGGCCTACTACATCATCGCGCCCGCCGAGGCCTCGTCGAACCTCGCCCGCTACGACGGCATGCGCTTCGGCCTGCGCGTCGAGGGCGGCAACCTCACCGAGACGTACGAGAACACCCGCGCCGAGGGCTTCGGGGCCGAGGTGAAGCGGCGGATCCTGATCGGCACCTACGTGCTCTCCGCCGGCTACTACGACGCCTACTACCTCAAGGCCCTGAAGGTCCGCCGGCGCATCGCCGACGACTTCGACCGGGCCTGGGAGAAGGTGGACGCGCTGCTGACGCCGACCGCGCCGTCGGCCGCCTTCGCCCTGGGCGAGAAGTCGGACGATCCGGTGGCCATGTACCTGAACGACATCTTCACGGTGACGGTGAACCTGGCGGGCCTGCCGGGCATGAGCGTTCCGGCCGGCGTCGACGCCAACGGCCTGCCGCTGGGCCTGCAGCTGATCGGCAAGGCGCTGGACGAGGGCACGCTGTTCTCGCTGGGCTCGGCCATCGAGAAGGCGGCGGACTTCAAGGCCAAGCCGAAGAAGTGGTGGTGATCCTTTCCCTCCCTTGAGTGGGGGAGGGTGGAGTCGCGCCCGGCGCGAGCCGGGTGGGGAGGTCATGATCCGGCGCTGCGCCCGATCCCTGGCTGCCCCACCCCGACCGCTTCGCGGTCCGCCCCTCCCCAGGCGGGGAGGGAAGGCGGCCTTACTTGATCTTGTCGAACTCGGACTGGATCTCCTTGAGCTTGGCCTCGTCCAGCGCGCCCTGGCTCATCGGGGCGACCTGGGCGAGCGTCATGCCGGCGATCTGGTCGTAGTAGTTGGCGATCTCGGGCACCGCCTTCTCGAGCGCGGCCTTGGCCTGCTCGTTCTTGATGATGTCGCCGATCGGCGTGGATTCCACCGACAGCGCGCCGGCGGCCGAGGCCGAGGCCTCGTGGTTCGCATGGGCGTGGTTGTGGTCCTGGGCCAGGGCCGGCCCGGCGATCAGGGCCGCGGCGACGGCGGCGAGAGCGATGGTCTTCATGGGTCTTCCTTCCCCCAGGGATGTAATTGACGCCGTAAGGCGGAGCGCAGCTTGAGGCCATTTCATGACCTTTGCGCAAGAGGGCGCGTGAGCGCGCTTCACCTTCCGGCCCGGCGGCGCTAGGGAAGCGGCCATGAGCGAAACTGCGAACGCCAAGCTGATCCAGGGCCGGACGGGCCCGTGGGAAGTGGTCCTGGGCCTCGAGGTCCACGCCCAGGTGGCCTCCAACGCCAAGCTGTTCTCCGGCGCGGCCGTCGGATTCGGCGCGGGCCCCAACGAGCAGGTCAGCCTGGTGGACGCGGCCATGCCCGGCATGCTGCCGGTCATCAACCGCCACTGCGTCGAGCAGGCGGTGCGGACAGGGCTGGGCCTGAAGGCCCAGATCAACCTCAAGAGCCGCTTCGACCGGAAGAACTACTTCTATCCGGACCTGCCGCAGGGCTATCAGATCAGCCAGTACCAGCACCCGATCGTGGGTGAGGGCGAGGTCATCGTCGAACGCGACGACGGCTCCACCTTCACGGTCCGGATCGAGCGGCTGCACCTGGAGCAGGACGCCGGCAAGAGCCTGCACGACCAGGATCCGAACTTCACCTACGTCGACCTGAACCGGGCCGGCACGGCCCTGATGGAGATCGTCTCCCGGCCCGAC
The Phenylobacterium zucineum HLK1 genome window above contains:
- the gatA gene encoding Asp-tRNA(Asn)/Glu-tRNA(Gln) amidotransferase subunit GatA codes for the protein MAELTSLTLKAALDGLSSKSFSSVELTQAHLEAVEAARALNAYVVETPDRALEMARAADARRARGEAGRLEGAPLGIKDLFCTEGVESTAASKILKGFKPTYESTVTANLWRDGAVMLGKLNMDEFAMGSSNETSAWGPVVNPWRAEGGNAQLTPGGSSGGSASAVAAELCLGATATDTGGSIRQPAAFTGTVGIKPTYGRCSRWGIVAFASSLDQAGPMARTVEDAAILLTSMSGHDPKDSTSLPVETPDFASFCGKSVKGLRVGIPKEYRVDGMPPEIEKLWEQGIAWLKEAGCEIVEVSLPHTKYALPAYYIIAPAEASSNLARYDGMRFGLRVEGGNLTETYENTRAEGFGAEVKRRILIGTYVLSAGYYDAYYLKALKVRRRIADDFDRAWEKVDALLTPTAPSAAFALGEKSDDPVAMYLNDIFTVTVNLAGLPGMSVPAGVDANGLPLGLQLIGKALDEGTLFSLGSAIEKAADFKAKPKKWW